From Hermetia illucens chromosome 6, iHerIll2.2.curated.20191125, whole genome shotgun sequence, one genomic window encodes:
- the LOC119660182 gene encoding deoxyhypusine hydroxylase, producing MVQVPRERILEIGNVLNDGKRPLKERFRALFTLKNIGGLESIDCINQCFGDESALLKHELAYCLGQMQDPKAIPMLVRVLEDVQQEPMVRHEAAEALGAIGHPDVLPILEKYKNDPVIEVAETCQIALDRVNWVTKGNRVNDENPYASVDPSPPAETKDIEELTKIYLDENESLFNRYRAMFSLRNLGSKESVLALSKGLKCNSALFRHEVAFVLGQMQDPNSIPYLSENLQDKYENEMVRHECAEALGAIATEECIKILNDYLKDDKRVVKESCEVALDMCEYENSPEFQYADTLGKVSHSK from the exons ATGGTGCAAGTGCCAAGAGAGAGGATTTTGGAGATCGGCAATGTCTTGAATGACGGGAAACGGCCTTTGAAAGAACGATTCCGGGCTTTATTCACGTTGAAGAATATCGGTGGTTTGGAATCGATAGATTGTATCAACCAGTGCTTCGGCGATGAATCCGCATTGCTCAAACATGAACTGGCGTATTGTTTAGGGCAGATGCAGGACCCGAAGGCTATTCCAATGTTGGTGCGCGTTCTGGAGGATGTTCAACAGGAACCAATGGTGCGACATGAGGCAG ctGAAGCGTTGGGCGCCATTGGACATCCAGATGTATTGCCTATcttagaaaaatataaaaacgatCCAGTCATTGAAGTTGCCGAAACCTGTCAAATTGCATTAGACCGAGTTAACTGGGTAACGAAAGGAAACAGAGTAAACGACGAAAATCCATATGCTTCTGTGGATCCATCTCCACCAGCCGAAACAAAAGACATTGAGGAATtgacaaaaatatatttggatGAAAACGAATCCTTATTTAATCGTTACAGAGCAATGTTCAGTCTTCGAAATTTAGGTTCGAAGGAAAGTGTTTTGGCACTATCGAAAGGATTGAAATGCAATAGCGCCCTATTTCGACACGAAGTTGCATTTGTGTTGGGCCAAATGCAGGACCCGAACAGTATTCCATATCTGTCCGAAAATTTACAAGacaaatatgaaaatgaaatggtccGTCATGAGTGTGCTGAAGCCCTTGGCGCAATTGCAACAGAAGAGTgtataaaaattttaaacgatTATCTGAAAGATGATAAACGTGTTGTTAAGGAGAGCTGTGAAGTTGCTTTAGACATGTGTGAATATGAGAATAGTCCTGAATTTCAATATGCGGATACCCTCGGTAAGGTTTCGCATTCAAAATGA